A region of the Candidatus Neomarinimicrobiota bacterium genome:
ATCCTTCGCCAGTTCATACTGATTCAACATCTGTGTAAAGCGTGATGCATCACCCTGAGCTTCTTTGATACGTTTTTGCTTGAAAGCTTCAGCTTCCTGGAAGGCCTGAGCTGCCTCTCCACGGGCCTGAGGGATAATTTCATTCTGATATCCCAGGGCAATATTCACCTTCTTCTCTTTTTCTTCCTTGGCAGATTGAACATCCTTGAAAGCGGCATCAACCTGTTGAGGTGGCGTTACATCCTGCAATTTGATCTCAGAGACATAGACACCGGCCTCATAACTATCCAGCACTTTTTGAAGCAGCTCTTTCGTCGCTGCTTCGATCATAGCTTTTCCAGTTGTCAGGGTTTGATCAATGGGCTGAGATCCTACGACCTGTCGGATAGAGGCTTCTGCAGCATGTGAAACAGCCCGCTCTGGGTCTGCCACTCGGAACAGAAATTGCCCGGCATCCTTAATTTTGTATTGGACTACCAGATCCACACTAACGATGTTCTCATCCCCAGTAAGCATCAAGGCCTCAGTAGGTACTTTCTTATACTGAGCAGAATTTGAGCTCCCGCCAGCTCGGATCGTACGAAAACCCAGCTCTAAACGCCGAACTTCTTCGACGTTGACCAATTCAACAGTCTGTATGGGCCAAGGAAATTTAAATCTTAAACCAGGTTCAGTGATATCACTGAGTTTTCCGAATGTTTTCACAACGCCATTTTGCTCAGGATCTACAACATAAAATGGTCCGGCAAAAAATATCCAGACCAACAATAATAACAATATTGGGTAAATAAAGGTCTTCATTCCAAAATCTGGAATCTCAACCTCACTGTCACCAATTACAATACGCTTTCCAGCCATCTTTTCCTCCTTTTATTATAGCCTTTGAATATAGAAGGCGTCTCATCGAAAGTCAGGTGAATACGCTACTCACTTACATTCTTTTCCCTGATTAAGTAGAATCTGTTTAGTTTCTTGTAGGATTCAATTAGAGCTCATTTTATTATCAATCGTATGAATCAGATGAACAAAATCATTAGAGATATTCTCACCTTGTTTTCCCTGGCCACAGTGTTGGGTATATCTGCACAGGCTGTTCTACCAAATGGTATTGGTTTATTAACTGACATCACAGTAGTAGGTGATGATTCTACTGGGGTGGCAGTACCCTCAATCTCCATTAACCCGAATGGAGATGATAAAGCTGCAACTAATATCTCACTAAAAAATGCTTATACGGCCTTCGGGAATAATTCGGCCCTGTTTTTTGATGCTCGCAACCCTGAGGATTTCAGATCTGGTCACATAAGCCATGCAGTCAATTTACCAGTCCATGCCTTTCTGGATTCACTCCAATATCTAGAGAGTCTTGATTTTGATAGACACATCATCACCTACTGTGATGGAGAAGATTGCAACGCATCCATTGATCTGGCGGCCGATTTAAAAATGATGGGGTTTTCTCAGGTCAATTTCTTTTTTGGGGGTTGGCAGGAATGGAGAGATGCAGGTTACCCCACTGAGAGTACTCCCTGATGCGTTCCAGTTTAGAAAATTTCCTTGAGAGTCAATACGGTGAATGGTTCGTTCGAAGCATTCAAATAGGCCTGGGTCTACTTTTTATCTACGCCAGTCTGGATAAAATCTGGAATCCCGGTCTCTTCGCCAAGTCGATTTCCAATTATCGTATATTGCCCTTACCCCTCCTCCACATCTCTGCAATCATTCTTCCCTGGTTGGAACTCATATGTGGTATTGCCCTGATCATCAATCGGTACCAGCGCGCAGCCAATATTATCATTGGTAGTTTGCTCATGATATTTATTCTGGCAACCGTTTCAGCCATGGCCCGGGGTCTGGATTTTAATTGTGGATGTTTTAGTGTGGATAGTAAGGAATCCAATGTTGGATTATTAAAAATCCTTCAAAATACAGGGCTGTTCCTCAGCTCTGTACTCATTGAATACCGTTCGAAGCTGGTACAGCCTAAATCATAAACCTGTTTGTACAGATGGGATGGTGTTTATACAGTTTCCTCTTTCAATTCGAGAGGAACTTCCGCTAAAAGCTCTGCGTGCTCAAGATAGCGTTTGATGTGATGGGCCAGCATGCCACCATGATAGCCATCCATAATGCGATGATCAAAAGTACCTGTGAGTGGTAAAATTTTTCTTATTACAATCGCCCCATCCCGGACCACAGCTTTGTCTTCCTCTTTTCCCATTACGAGAACTGCAGGCAGTTTAGATCCAGGGAACAACGCTGCCATTCCTGTGGTCAGGCCATGAGAACCTATATTTGACAGGAGAATCGATCCGAAGGCATTGTGACCCAGTCCCATGGATTTAATTTGAATTCCTAGGGTATTGGTGATAAATCGAAAAAGCAGAAAGGCCCCACGACGAAAAGGCCAGGGGATTTTAGCCATGAAAGATTTGTTGTCCATGGTCGCATTGTCATCTCCACTCCGGGCTTGTGCTACGCGATTGCGAATTTCATCGGCTATTTCAAAAACTGTTTTCTTGTGGGCATCATACAGCTTCACACTGGTCATTTCTTTGCCACCATGCATGTTGACAGCCACTGTCACAATCACTTGATCTCGTTGAACAATTGCCCCCCGCTTGACAAATGCGTTCATCTCAGGAATATCCCAGCCAATAGATCGGCCAACAGCTGCAG
Encoded here:
- the hflK gene encoding FtsH protease activity modulator HflK: MAGKRIVIGDSEVEIPDFGMKTFIYPILLLLLVWIFFAGPFYVVDPEQNGVVKTFGKLSDITEPGLRFKFPWPIQTVELVNVEEVRRLELGFRTIRAGGSSNSAQYKKVPTEALMLTGDENIVSVDLVVQYKIKDAGQFLFRVADPERAVSHAAEASIRQVVGSQPIDQTLTTGKAMIEAATKELLQKVLDSYEAGVYVSEIKLQDVTPPQQVDAAFKDVQSAKEEKEKKVNIALGYQNEIIPQARGEAAQAFQEAEAFKQKRIKEAQGDASRFTQMLNQYELAKDVTKTRMYLETMEEILPGLDKYIVDGKDAGGLVNVLSLEKVKGGAK
- a CDS encoding 2-oxo acid dehydrogenase subunit E2 → MEKINSPWRVISTAVYGAPNEGKIYGMLEVDVTNAWDMIMSHRAEGRRITMTHLVAAAVGRSIGWDIPEMNAFVKRGAIVQRDQVIVTVAVNMHGGKEMTSVKLYDAHKKTVFEIADEIRNRVAQARSGDDNATMDNKSFMAKIPWPFRRGAFLLFRFITNTLGIQIKSMGLGHNAFGSILLSNIGSHGLTTGMAALFPGSKLPAVLVMGKEEDKAVVRDGAIVIRKILPLTGTFDHRIMDGYHGGMLAHHIKRYLEHAELLAEVPLELKEETV
- a CDS encoding rhodanese-like domain-containing protein — protein: MNKIIRDILTLFSLATVLGISAQAVLPNGIGLLTDITVVGDDSTGVAVPSISINPNGDDKAATNISLKNAYTAFGNNSALFFDARNPEDFRSGHISHAVNLPVHAFLDSLQYLESLDFDRHIITYCDGEDCNASIDLAADLKMMGFSQVNFFFGGWQEWRDAGYPTESTP
- a CDS encoding DoxX family membrane protein, producing MRSSLENFLESQYGEWFVRSIQIGLGLLFIYASLDKIWNPGLFAKSISNYRILPLPLLHISAIILPWLELICGIALIINRYQRAANIIIGSLLMIFILATVSAMARGLDFNCGCFSVDSKESNVGLLKILQNTGLFLSSVLIEYRSKLVQPKS